In the genome of Danio rerio strain Tuebingen ecotype United States chromosome 23, GRCz12tu, whole genome shotgun sequence, one region contains:
- the LOC103909728 gene encoding uncharacterized protein isoform X2 — protein MFDTNSGNLTLLISDLTEKDEGLYSCWINENQHKSFSLTIKGCALPDHHPHIVMISDVGESVLLPCFCEDPQTKPKHFEWRRSAENETLLSDVEELNSRFQTIRDSAHNLSLWIWNLTEADGGVYTCTVNGKHSTNIHLTLTAKTNPEDFTSNTLTCSLISLICLMLILLVTRCIYWRFTTEKERSRRVIQRTDDEDAVTYSTVTLIKGRKTAEKQQQQGDFTYSPIVYSKPQNPEVSSVYASVQKDKK, from the exons ATGTTTGACACCAACTCAGGGAATCTCACTCTGCTGATTTCTGACCTGACGGAGAAAGATGAAGGACTGTATTCATGCTGGATCAATGAGAATCAACACAAGAGCTTCAGTCTCACCATTAAAG GCTGTGCTTTACCCGATCATCATCCTCATATTGTCATGATCTCAGATGTGGGGGAGTCTGTGCTGCTTCCGTGTTTCTGTGAAGATCCACAAACCAAACCCAAACACTTTGAATGGAGGCGCTCGGCTGAGAACGAGACGCTGCTTTCAGATGTTGAAGAATTGAACAGCAGATTTCAGACGATCAGAGATTCTGCTCATAATCTCTCCTTGTGGATCTGGAACCTGACGGAGGCCGATGGAGGAGTATATACATGTACAGTCAATGGAAAACACTCCACAAACATTCATCTCACTCTTACTGCAAAAACAA ATCCTGAAGATTTCACCTCAAATACTCTGACATGCTCTCTGATATCTCTCATCTGTCTGATGCTCATTCTGTTAGTGACTAGATGcatttactggagattcactaCAG agaaagaaagaagcaGACGAGTGATCCAGAGAACAGATGATGAG GATGCGGTGACGTACTCCACTGTGACTCTTATTAAAGGCAGAAAAACagcagaaaaacaacaacaacag GGTGATTTTACATACTCGCCCATTGTCTACAGCAAACCGCAAAACCCTGAAGTCTCCTCCGTCTACGCAAGTGTGCAAAAGGATAAAaagtga
- the LOC103909728 gene encoding contactin-2-like isoform X1 has product MKVQRFKDRVQIHRNHSLSITHLTVDDTGKYRCLSNTIQLTVEGCYVLGNERSVEVSRYSGDSVFLSCLIKCSTRHNPASEIRWKLPNHREVNNSTGLKTPDGGGFHMFDTNSGNLTLLISDLTEKDEGLYSCWINENQHKSFSLTIKGCALPDHHPHIVMISDVGESVLLPCFCEDPQTKPKHFEWRRSAENETLLSDVEELNSRFQTIRDSAHNLSLWIWNLTEADGGVYTCTVNGKHSTNIHLTLTAKTNPEDFTSNTLTCSLISLICLMLILLVTRCIYWRFTTEKERSRRVIQRTDDEDAVTYSTVTLIKGRKTAEKQQQQDDVIYARVAPNKAEAAGDFTYSPIVYSKPQNPEVSSVYASVQKDKK; this is encoded by the exons ATGAAGGTGCAGAGATTTAAAGACAGAGTTCAGATTCACAGAAATCACTCACTGTCTATCACTCATCTGACTGTTGACGACACTGGAAAGTACAGGTGTCTCAGTAACACCATTCAGCTAACTGTTGAAG GTTGTTATGTGTTAGGAAATGAAAGATCAGTGGAGGTCAGCAGATATTCAGGAGATTCTGTGTTTCTCTCCTGTTTGATCAAATGTTCCACTCGACACAATCCAGCATCAGAGATCAGATGGAAATTACCCAACCACCGAGAAGTAAATAACTCTACTGGACTGAAGACACCCGATGGAGGCGGATTTCACATGTTTGACACCAACTCAGGGAATCTCACTCTGCTGATTTCTGACCTGACGGAGAAAGATGAAGGACTGTATTCATGCTGGATCAATGAGAATCAACACAAGAGCTTCAGTCTCACCATTAAAG GCTGTGCTTTACCCGATCATCATCCTCATATTGTCATGATCTCAGATGTGGGGGAGTCTGTGCTGCTTCCGTGTTTCTGTGAAGATCCACAAACCAAACCCAAACACTTTGAATGGAGGCGCTCGGCTGAGAACGAGACGCTGCTTTCAGATGTTGAAGAATTGAACAGCAGATTTCAGACGATCAGAGATTCTGCTCATAATCTCTCCTTGTGGATCTGGAACCTGACGGAGGCCGATGGAGGAGTATATACATGTACAGTCAATGGAAAACACTCCACAAACATTCATCTCACTCTTACTGCAAAAACAA ATCCTGAAGATTTCACCTCAAATACTCTGACATGCTCTCTGATATCTCTCATCTGTCTGATGCTCATTCTGTTAGTGACTAGATGcatttactggagattcactaCAG agaaagaaagaagcaGACGAGTGATCCAGAGAACAGATGATGAG GATGCGGTGACGTACTCCACTGTGACTCTTATTAAAGGCAGAAAAACagcagaaaaacaacaacaacag GATGATGTGATTTATGCAAGAGTTGCACCAAACAAAGCCGAGGCTGCG GGTGATTTTACATACTCGCCCATTGTCTACAGCAAACCGCAAAACCCTGAAGTCTCCTCCGTCTACGCAAGTGTGCAAAAGGATAAAaagtga
- the LOC103909728 gene encoding uncharacterized protein isoform X3, with amino-acid sequence MFDTNSGNLTLLISDLTEKDEGLYSCWINENQHKSFSLTIKGCALPDHHPHIVMISDVGESVLLPCFCEDPQTKPKHFEWRRSAENETLLSDVEELNSRFQTIRDSAHNLSLWIWNLTEADGGVYTCTVNGKHSTNIHLTLTAKTNPEDFTSNTLTCSLISLICLMLILLVTRCIYWRFTTEKERSRRVIQRTDDEDAVTYSTVTLIKGRKTAEKQQQQCVSRDQCVCSGVNRGAVDLYRMM; translated from the exons ATGTTTGACACCAACTCAGGGAATCTCACTCTGCTGATTTCTGACCTGACGGAGAAAGATGAAGGACTGTATTCATGCTGGATCAATGAGAATCAACACAAGAGCTTCAGTCTCACCATTAAAG GCTGTGCTTTACCCGATCATCATCCTCATATTGTCATGATCTCAGATGTGGGGGAGTCTGTGCTGCTTCCGTGTTTCTGTGAAGATCCACAAACCAAACCCAAACACTTTGAATGGAGGCGCTCGGCTGAGAACGAGACGCTGCTTTCAGATGTTGAAGAATTGAACAGCAGATTTCAGACGATCAGAGATTCTGCTCATAATCTCTCCTTGTGGATCTGGAACCTGACGGAGGCCGATGGAGGAGTATATACATGTACAGTCAATGGAAAACACTCCACAAACATTCATCTCACTCTTACTGCAAAAACAA ATCCTGAAGATTTCACCTCAAATACTCTGACATGCTCTCTGATATCTCTCATCTGTCTGATGCTCATTCTGTTAGTGACTAGATGcatttactggagattcactaCAG agaaagaaagaagcaGACGAGTGATCCAGAGAACAGATGATGAG GATGCGGTGACGTACTCCACTGTGACTCTTATTAAAGGCAGAAAAACagcagaaaaacaacaacaacag TGTGTTTCAcgggatcagtgtgtgtgttcggGTGTTAACAGAGGCGCTGTTGATCTATACAGGATGATGTGA
- the si:ch73-290k24.6 gene encoding uncharacterized protein si:ch73-290k24.6, protein MEYHSSGTLPLLGSPRYCPGTNSASGYLCQTGHCCQETGCCTYYYELWWFWLLWSMLILFSCCCAYRHRQAKQRVQQQQRQREINLMAYHGACSYPSSMFDLSFLASLKLPSYEEVAAQPSTPPPPYSSVAYPRGSAHPGPSHIMSSQSSDNYTSCSCDSCCPSSPCSSSPSSAQLTDETDTSHASTPSLNEPGHTHSAVMHIENIPALNDQSPEEAEPPGPASPGSKVVQKIKSSSSSTDNVNNNNEILEASQAISTSNIDSPTTKNITSLSISTSSSHLFSISDPIGAQPEQKREEPVAPPPQSPPRNALFSPGVEPERRDSAVSDLDVDQTHFQQRRLTGDSGIEVCRCRVEREEDEEDEDENLPTESAIGTVNDLHDSPDCSARARQLPVDGGGKEAWPASSVTPPTDAVVIAMETD, encoded by the exons ATGGAGTACCACAGTTCAGGGACGCTGCCTCTGCTGGGCAGCCCGCGCTACTGCCCTGGCACCAACAGCGCCAGCGGATACCTGTGCCAGACCGGACACTGCTGCCAGGAGACCGGCTGCTGCACATACTACTATGAGCTGTGGT GGTTTTGGCTGCTGTGGAGTATGCTAATCCTCTTTAGCTGCTGCTGCGCATATCGCCACCGTCAGGCTAAGCAGCGTGTCCAGCAACAGCAGAGGCAGAGAGAGATCAACCTGATGGCATATCACGGAGCTTGCAGCTACCCGTCCTCCATGTTTGACCTCA GTTTTCTCGCATCACTCAAACTGCCGTCTTATGAGGAAGTAGCAGCACAGCCCAGCACCCCGCCCCCTCCCTACAGCTCGGTGGCTTACCCGCGAGGCTCCGCCCACCCTGGCCCGAGTCACATAATGTCATCACAGAGCTCCGACAACTACACCAGCTGCTCCTGTGACTCCTGCTGTCCGTCTTCACcctgtagctcctccccttcttccgCCCAGCTCACCGACGAGACTGACACAAGCCACGCCTCCACACCCTCCCTCAATGAGCCTGGCCACACCCACTCAGCAGTTATGCACATCGAGAACATTCCAGCGCTCAATGACCAATCGCCTGAGGAAGCAGAGCCTCCAGGCCCCGCCTCTCCAGGTTCCAAAGTGGTGCAGAAGATCAAaagtagcagcagcagcacagaTAACGTTAATAACAATAACGAGATATTAGAAGCATCCCAAGCGATTAGCACTAGTAACATTGACAGTCCGACGACAAAGAATATCACCAGCCTTAGCATTTCCACTTCATCTTCGCATCTCTTTTCCATCTCTGATCCGATTGGTGCTCAACCCGAGCAGAAGAGGGAGGAGCCAGTAGCTCCGCCCCCTCAGTCTCCACCCAGAAACGCTCTGTTTTCTCCTGGTGTTGAACCCGAGCGCCGCGATTCTGCTGTCAGTGATCTGGATGTGGACCAAACACACTTTCAGCAGCGACGGCTGACCGGAGACTCTGGTATTGAGGTTTGCCGTTGCCGTGTTGAACGTGAGGAAGatgaggaggatgaagatgaaaattTACCCACAGAGTCCGCCATTGGGACGGTGAACGATCTTCATGATAGTCCGGATTGTTCTGCTAGAGCCAGACAGCTGCCGGTGGATGGGGGTGGGAAAGAGGCGTGGCCTGCCTCATCTGTGACTCCGCCCACTGACGCTGTCGTCATCGCCATGGAAACCGACTGA